The following proteins are co-located in the Sporosarcina pasteurii genome:
- a CDS encoding agmatinase: protein MERVNMPITGICSFAKYPICENLENLDADIAVLGVPYDTGVGFLTGCRFGPRRIREVSTHYSRGDAGFYDPERDEVFLGAPVKIVDVGDADVVHGDIPKSFDAIEYAVSKIREKGAIPAIMGGDHSISIPIARGLKNEGKVTVIQLDAHLDWSDAPGGQTLGNGSPMRRMSEMDHIDEMVQIGLRGLGSSRKEDYDAAKAYNSQLISAKEAIRLGVEGVLDRIPVADKYYVTIDIDCFDISLATGTGSPSPGGFSYDFLNDILIGIAEKGNVICFDLVEVAPQYDPTGATTRVAAMTMLNFMGHILKKQEKNQ, encoded by the coding sequence ATGGAAAGAGTTAATATGCCGATTACTGGAATCTGTTCTTTTGCGAAGTATCCAATCTGTGAGAACTTGGAAAACCTTGATGCTGACATCGCAGTTTTGGGTGTACCGTACGATACAGGTGTAGGATTTCTGACAGGATGCCGTTTTGGCCCAAGAAGAATTCGTGAAGTATCTACACATTATTCACGCGGAGATGCAGGTTTTTACGATCCAGAAAGAGATGAAGTTTTCTTGGGAGCGCCCGTAAAAATAGTTGACGTTGGCGATGCAGACGTTGTGCACGGAGATATTCCGAAATCATTCGACGCGATTGAGTATGCGGTTAGTAAAATCCGTGAAAAGGGTGCAATTCCAGCAATTATGGGTGGAGATCACTCAATTTCAATTCCGATTGCAAGAGGATTAAAAAACGAAGGAAAAGTAACGGTCATCCAATTAGACGCGCATTTAGATTGGTCTGATGCTCCGGGTGGACAAACACTCGGTAACGGTAGTCCAATGAGAAGAATGTCAGAAATGGATCATATTGATGAAATGGTGCAAATCGGGCTCCGTGGACTGGGGAGTAGCCGTAAAGAGGATTATGACGCAGCGAAAGCATATAATAGCCAATTGATCTCTGCGAAAGAAGCAATCAGGCTTGGCGTTGAAGGAGTGTTAGACCGAATTCCGGTGGCGGATAAGTATTATGTGACAATCGATATTGATTGTTTCGACATTTCACTGGCTACTGGTACTGGATCTCCTTCTCCAGGTGGATTCTCATACGACTTCTTAAACGATATTTTAATTGGTATTGCAGAAAAAGGGAACGTTATCTGCTTCGATCTTGTGGAAGTAGCGCCTCAATATGATCCGACAGGTGCAACTACTCGTGTAGCGGCAATGACGATGTTGAACTTCATGGGACATATTTTGAAAAAACAAGAAAAGAATCAATAA
- a CDS encoding sodium/glutamate symporter, with protein sequence MIFQDGDLELNLITSTAIGALLLILGMLGRKKISFFEKYCIPAPVIGGFGFALLTWVLFEANLPTISLDNTIGDLLMFVFFVTIGLGGSFDLIKKGGKILFIYVLICWGLAIFQNGFGVALATVLGIDPLLGIVAGAASLEGGHGMAAAMAPFIQEAGAESAMTVGMAAATYGLVAGSLIGGPVGNWLIKRNNLKIETDAGWSKLDEDGKNNFKDEITAKSIISIVAAIFIILAIGTNAAKWITVATGFTVPGHVFSLFVGLVFRSINEKKKYFTISQKTIDVISIVALELFLTMAMMKLKIWELYDLAVPLIIILVAQTIAIILIAVFVVFKFTGKNYDVALLASGFIGHGLGATANGLAVMDAVASKYGLVSKKAFFIIPVAGSMLIDIVGVPAIVIFTNFFAH encoded by the coding sequence ATGATTTTTCAAGATGGAGACCTTGAACTAAATTTAATCACTTCGACAGCAATCGGTGCATTATTATTAATTCTTGGGATGTTAGGGAGAAAGAAAATCAGTTTTTTTGAAAAGTACTGTATTCCAGCCCCGGTGATTGGCGGCTTTGGTTTCGCATTACTCACGTGGGTATTATTTGAAGCTAATTTACCTACCATATCACTAGACAATACAATTGGTGATTTACTCATGTTCGTATTTTTTGTCACGATCGGTCTTGGGGGAAGCTTTGATTTAATTAAAAAAGGTGGGAAAATACTTTTCATTTATGTACTCATTTGTTGGGGATTAGCTATCTTTCAAAATGGATTCGGTGTGGCACTCGCTACTGTACTTGGCATTGATCCTTTGTTAGGCATTGTTGCCGGTGCCGCTTCATTGGAAGGAGGTCATGGTATGGCAGCCGCAATGGCACCATTCATTCAAGAGGCCGGAGCTGAAAGCGCTATGACTGTTGGTATGGCTGCTGCAACATACGGTCTTGTTGCGGGAAGCTTGATCGGTGGACCAGTTGGTAATTGGTTGATTAAGAGAAATAACTTAAAAATCGAAACCGACGCAGGATGGAGTAAGTTGGATGAAGACGGGAAAAACAACTTTAAAGACGAAATAACTGCAAAAAGCATTATTTCAATCGTTGCAGCAATCTTTATCATTTTAGCAATCGGAACCAATGCAGCTAAATGGATAACGGTGGCAACAGGATTTACTGTTCCAGGTCATGTTTTCAGCTTATTTGTAGGATTGGTATTCCGTTCAATTAACGAAAAGAAAAAGTACTTTACTATTAGCCAAAAAACAATAGATGTCATCTCAATCGTTGCTCTTGAATTATTCTTAACGATGGCTATGATGAAATTAAAAATATGGGAACTGTACGACTTAGCCGTTCCTCTCATTATCATTCTAGTAGCTCAAACCATTGCAATAATCCTGATCGCAGTATTTGTTGTCTTTAAATTTACAGGTAAAAACTACGATGTTGCACTTCTTGCGAGCGGATTCATCGGCCACGGTCTAGGAGCAACTGCAAACGGACTTGCTGTTATGGACGCCGTTGCGAGCAAATACGGGCTTGTATCTAAAAAAGCCTTTTTCATTATTCCAGTAGCCGGATCGATGTTAATCGATATAGTAGGAGTACCTGCCATCGTGATATTCACCAACTTCTTTGCACACTGA
- a CDS encoding LysR family transcriptional regulator → MNIRNLEAFVYIVYFDNFNKAAEALFLSQPTISARIRSLENEMNTKLFVREGRKSILTDNGKKLFPYAEKMLSYYQEATYKMKQDMYIPDQIRIGCANSISSYLIPEILPELQKKFPLLRVKIVSHHSEEIMNKLVNNEIDFGLIRTITHPKFHTKTILSNPVGLFASPNHNLANKDIPVSLEELSSEDIIFYDHNSTEWLYINRLMKTMNLQLNTIIELDNMESAKRLVKKGMGICFLPQHAVYEEVKNNQLVNIPLKKPLNINTEIAIAYSKDKPVTDIINFCSSFVFHHF, encoded by the coding sequence ATGAATATCCGGAACTTAGAAGCATTCGTCTACATTGTTTATTTTGATAACTTCAATAAAGCCGCGGAGGCACTCTTTTTATCCCAGCCTACTATTTCAGCTCGCATTCGATCACTTGAAAATGAAATGAATACTAAACTCTTTGTCCGCGAAGGAAGAAAATCCATATTGACGGATAACGGGAAAAAACTTTTTCCTTATGCAGAAAAAATGCTTAGTTATTATCAAGAAGCGACATATAAAATGAAGCAAGATATGTACATTCCTGATCAAATACGAATTGGATGTGCAAATTCAATTTCAAGTTATCTCATACCTGAAATTTTGCCCGAACTCCAAAAAAAGTTCCCACTGTTAAGAGTTAAAATTGTTTCACATCATTCCGAAGAAATTATGAATAAATTAGTAAACAATGAAATTGATTTTGGGCTTATACGAACGATAACGCATCCCAAATTTCATACAAAAACAATACTAAGCAATCCTGTTGGGCTTTTCGCCTCTCCAAACCACAACCTAGCTAACAAGGACATTCCCGTTTCTTTAGAAGAACTTTCAAGCGAGGATATAATATTTTATGATCATAATTCAACTGAATGGCTATATATAAATCGATTAATGAAGACCATGAACCTCCAACTAAATACAATTATAGAACTCGACAATATGGAATCTGCTAAAAGGTTAGTAAAAAAAGGCATGGGTATTTGCTTTTTACCGCAACATGCAGTTTATGAGGAAGTTAAAAACAATCAGTTAGTCAACATTCCATTAAAAAAACCTTTAAATATCAATACAGAAATCGCAATAGCCTATTCAAAAGACAAGCCCGTTACAGATATTATCAATTTTTGTTCATCTTTCGTTTTTCATCATTTTTAA